The Oncorhynchus mykiss isolate Arlee chromosome 20, USDA_OmykA_1.1, whole genome shotgun sequence genomic sequence AATTTTAATAGCTTGCTAGCTCGCTAGATAACAAGAGATGTGTGAAGGCCTCCCTTGTTGGCTAGCTAATAAGTATCCACCGTTACAGTGAAAATAGCAAGACCATTGTTGGTTTGGTTCAAGTTCTGTTTTGTTGACAGTAGCTACGTCGCTGAACTTCGATAACACGTTAGCGAGCAACAATTATAGATAGCTAAACAAAATAGCAAACGCCAGTCTCGCTGTCGGTGCCGAACTCTTGCGATATGGGCTTGCTGTCAAAAGGGTCACCGCTCAACTGGGAAGAAACCAAAAAGTATGCAGACCATGTTCGGAAACATGGCATCGTTCAGTTTCTCAACATCTATAACAAGGTGAAAGAACGACAGAAAGATGTGTTATTATGGGGCGATGAGGTAAGGGTGTCGAATTGCTTAACCTTTGCATAACatgcttttttttaaaaacttttgcataacacattttttttacatgtgaTCCACACAAATGGCATTGTCAGTTAGTCTGCTCTATCACCATTTAAGTGAAGTTGTAACTGTTGCCAACTTCGGTTGTGCAGATGAAAGACTAACCGAATTGCAGCAAAGTGTAACAAGTGTTTTAGGCTACATCATGTCGTCAGGATAGTAGTGCATGCAGTACAAGTAGTTGTAGCGAATGCTTAGATGTTTATACTCCGTCCATAAACAATGAACCCGTTCAAAGCATCTGACCATTACATAACTGTTTTAGATCTAGACAACTTGAATCAGTAACTGATGTGTTATTCAGTTACTTAGGCCATTGAACCGTTTATATTGTTGCTaggagcggcaggtagccgaGCGGTTATAACGTTGTGCCGGTAATCGAAAGGTGGCTGGTTTGAATACCTGCTATGTGCTCTTGAGAAAGGCACTTAACCCGAATTTGCTCCAGATGAACCACACAAGTGTGGCTGACCCCGTAAAACAACAACCTATCAATTCGCTGTATGtgaaatattttatttaaaaaaacatttcttaTCTATACAATTGTTTACATTTCATGAGAACCGATGCATACTTAATACAAACGTGTTAAAAATGTCTAATCGAAAAATGGTTTGGTAAGTAAATGTCTAAAACTGAATAAATGTACTTATTTATCATAACATGGTTTGCACCTATTGAGACATTTTATTTTTGAGAGATTTCTTATCTAAGCTTTATATGCTACTAAACATGTTCAAAGGTTGTCCCTTAACATGCATCTGGCATGTAGATAGGTTGTTTTAAAAAAGTCGCACATACATAGCATCTAGATGTAGTCGATGTGATTTCTGTCTGTACTGCCTTCAGTGTGCCTCAATTTCATGTGGAATGTTGTTGTTACAGATTAATCCCTCTTTCAGACAGGGGGATTACAGGGTAGTAGAGTCAAAGTCAAGGAAACATAATTGATGAATTGGAATGGATGTGATGGCGCCCGTTTTGATCTTGGGAAGTATGGATCAAGGCTTTGGGTCTACACAGTGACGCACATTGGAAAGAAAGGTGGTGTTTGGAGACATGGTCTGCACCATTCTGGTCTAATGAACAAGCTTCATGGCTGATAATCTTGCATTGTCATTGGAGAATAGAAAAAAACTGTTTTGCGATTTAGGCCACACCATCCTATTGATGTTGAATGCCTCTGTGGTGTCTTCTTGTCTCATATGTCAACATGTGCAGTAGGCCTAACTGATTTCAACATGAAAGGCATTGAATTTGCACACTGTTTTTATGGTTCGAAATACAAacttatgtaaaaaaatatatatatatatgtatgtgtgtttttttgcacTTTTAGGTGGAatacatgttgatagaaatggaTGAGAAAAATGGAAAGGTTCGTCTTGTTCTCAATGGTGGGGAGGTTTTGGAAACCCTTCAAGACAAAGGAGAAAAGACCAACCCCAAGTAAGTCATCTTTAAATCTGTTTAGAAAATGACCAGGTTGTGTGTGAAATTGGCTGCTATGTAATCGGCCTTTCTTATGCAAACTCATTTGGGTGGTTTACACAGCTTCTGTCGATCAATAAGGCAGTGTTCCATTAGCCTGTTCTGCAACTTTTGAATTAAAAAAAATGCAATAAAGTGGCACTTCCCTCATGGCTCATGCAAAAGCTCCTTTACAAGTTTGCAACTTCAGCATGAgttttacatgttttgttttcTTGAACTACTACCTTACAAATTACACTGGTATTCAACCTGCCGCTCTACCCTGGGCTACTAAATTTCTTTAACATGGGTTAAAACGCCTTTATCTCTATTTGATGTGAATGTTTTTGTACAAgcctcactgtagtagtctgctTGCTAACTGTCCATGACGTGCTGAACCTGTGAAGCTGACTTAACCCAGGGGAATTGTAACTATAGCTGTAGCATTCCTCATTACTGCCTCTCTGTCGCACATATTGAAGAGCACGCCCCTGTAGTACAAATGCATTGCCCACAGCATTTTCCATCCGCTGAGATAGTGGCTCACATCtgattaaaaaaacatgtttacttTAATGTGAAAGATTGGCATAATACAATCGACTCTGTCGGACAGAGACCTTGTTTTGTTAGACAACATTATTCAATGGCTTCTAAAAATGGAAGTTTGCTTATTAAAATATATAATGCATTGTTTTTCCTGGTAGCCATCCTACCCTTTGGAGGCCAGAGTATGGCAGCTACATGATCGAAGGGACTCCGGGGCAGCCCTATGGTGGGACAATGTCAGAGTTCAACACAGTGGAGGACAACATGGGGAAGCGAAGGAGAGAGGCCTCATCTGTGCTGAATAAGAATGAAACGCTTGCCACCATCACGTCATTCCCAAGGTAGTTAACTACCTATCGTCACTCACTAAATCACTTGAAACGGTTAGATTTTATTTATAGTACCTTAACATTAATGTTATTCTTGTAACATTGGTTTTAGGTTAGGCTGCCCAGGCTTCACACAGCCAGAATACAAGCCAACACCTGTTGAAAAGGGAGTGTCAAAATCACTGTTCTTCCCAGATGAAGCCATAAACCAACACCCAAGATTCAGGTAGGCTTGAATAACATATATTCGATATATGGGTGTTCCCAGGTATCGAACCCACTATCCtagcgttgcaagcaccatgctctaccaactgttCTATAGAGGTTGCTATGGTATTAAGTTTGTCACAGGTATTTGCACTATTTTGTGTCACTGCATGATATGTGACATTTGAGCTCTTTATTTGCATCCCATTTAACAAAGTATGTTGTGAATGTTTTTTCAGCACCCTGACCAGAAACATTCGtcacagaagaggagagaaggtggtGATCAACGTACCCAGTAAGTCTAAATCAGAACAGATCTTCACCATTTGCACTCAATAATTACACCTTTCAGTCAAATACATTTAGTCATTTTATTTTCAGTGGTCAAATTTAGGCCACATTTACAATTTAGTAATttaacagatgctcttatccagagcgacttacaggagcaatttggATTAAGGGCCTTGTTCAAGGGGACCTAGTCTGCTCGAGGATTTGAAcaagtgacctttcggttactagcccaatgcttttaaccgctaggctacccatCGCCCAAAATGTGGCGCAACATTTTTTTATTAGTTGAAACGACTTGCTTATCAGTATCTACTTTTCTTTGTGCTTCTTTCGCCTTGTTAGTCTTTAAAGACAAATGCACCCCATCTCCATTTGTGGAGAAGTTTCCGGAAGACGATGGGGAGGCTGCCAGGGCAGCTCTACCTGATCACATCTACATGGATGCCATGGGATTTGGAATGGGCAACTGCTGTCTTCAGGTATACTGAACACATTATAGAACTATAACCCTGGTATACTTATGTTAATTTACTAGACTAGAGAATATTTTTGGAGTCATGGACATGTTTTATATAAGCAGGTTGAGTAATCTTTAAATTAACTTGACCCTTTTTCATAATGTTTTTCCAGGTGACATTCCAAGCTTGCAGCATTGAAGAGGCGAGGTACCTTTATGACCAACTAGCAACATTCTGCCCTATAATGGTAAGATTTTCTTAGAAAACGTACAGGAAAAAGTATTAATTGTGTGCCTTTTCTGTGGTGGAAACTGGAACGCTAACTGCTGATCTGTTTATAGATGGCTCTCAGTGCTGCTTCGCCGTTCTACAGAGGCTATGTGTCAGACATTGATTGTCGCTGGGGAGTTATTTCTGCCTCGGTAGATGACAGGACCGGGGAAGAGAGGGGGCTGGAGGTGAGCAGATGAATCAGGAAAAACTGTCTCCTAATTAAATAAACATGACTCAGCCAAACCAGGCCCACTCGCTTGTTGCTAGTTGCTTCAGCGGGTTGAATGGAAGACTCCGATAGTGTCAGGCTCAGACAGGCATTATTAATTTCTCTGTTGATTTCCTGGTGTTCAATTATGTTAGCCAGAACAGGTTCAGTTATTTGTCTGCTTTGTTCCTTGAAATGTCAAGAGGTTTTTCAGACTTCTCTTTCAATGTGCatggaaatgtgttttctttgcagccttTGAAAACCAACAAATTTCGAATCTTGAAATCCAGATATGATTCAATCGACAGCTACCTCTCCAGCTGTGGCGATAGGTACAATGACATAGATCTGACAATAGACGAGGAGATCAACAAACAGCTGCTGGATGCAGGTAAAGAACTTTGTAACAATGACGTGAGTATTAGATTCTAGATGGTGTAtagaaataataaaatatgatGAAGGATAAGTAACTGGTGAAAAAGACTCCAGATGAAATGTGAAATTTtactttttaatgtatttttcaaGCAATGAAACTGCAATGAAACTGTACAATAACAATGTGTTTATTCATATTTTAATCATTAAACCTTCTATAGAGAAGTGATCAAAATCTGTGTTTGTAGGGATCGACAAACTGCTGGCCCAACACATAGCTCATCTCTTCATTCGGGATCCGCTCTCACTATTTGAAGAGAACATTTACTTGGATGATGAAAACGAGTCTGATCACTTTGAGGTAAAAATGATACCCACCCAATACTGACTTATAGTGACTACATGACTGTTTGCGACTAGACCAATATCTGTGATTTTATAAGGAGGCATTTTAGTTGATATAATCACATTTGTCTGTCTTGTAGAATCTGCAGTCAACCAACTGGCAGACAATGAGGTtcaaacctcctcctccaaactCGGACATCGGATGGCGGGTTGAGTTCCGTCCCATGGAGGTAACATAAGCCCTGCAATCTTGTGTGTTAATAGAGTTGTATGTCATTTGGATATTTACCTGAAATACACATTGTTTTAAGTAAATATTGTTTCAAGTAAATACTTGCAAAAAGGATTTACATGTACTGTGTCTTAACCAGTTTTGTACAATGTTTGTAGTGTAGAAATACTGAGTGCCTGTTTTCGTTTGTTCCAGGTGCAACTTACCGATTTTGAAAACTCTGCATTCGTTGTTTTCATCGTCCTGCTCACCAGGGTTATACTGTCCTATAAACTGGACTTTCTCATCCCCTTGTCAAAGGTGAGATCAGCTGTTCTTCTGATGTACTTTTAATTAGCTGAATTTTAGGAAATTCTAGTGCATGTAGGGTAATGATATACCATTTATGCATTCTGTTTTCTATCAAAAGGTTGACGAAAACATGAAAGTTGCCCAGAAAAGAAATGCAGTCCAAGAGGGCATGTTTTACTTCCGGAAGGACATCTATAAAGGTGAGAGGATACGAGTCAGATTCCAGTGTTTTGAAACCTGGTCGGGGAGCGTTTTGGCAAAATGCCTGAACAGGTTGATGCTAAAGCTTCTCTTGTGTCCTCCCATAGGCTGCAACCCTGCCCTCGATAGCTCCTCATCGGCTGCCCAGAATGGCTTGGACAGTGAGGGTGACAATGAGTACACACTGATGAGCATTGACACAATCATCAATGGAAAGGTGCTTATTAAAGATGCGGTATAAAGGTTTTgaataatttcagccagtagtacAAAGTCACCCATTTTGTATGGTATGTCACGTCCTGGGGGGGAAAAAGCATATCATATGAtgtgttacgaattccaatttgtacaATTTGTTATTAATTTGTAAGTGGTTAAGATCATGTTCAATCTCTTTTAATAATATcattaaatatatatttctatTGCACTCTTTACTTTAAACCATAAGTTGTTGTTTCTTATCATTTAGGAAGGAATTTTTCAAGGGTTGATACCAATCCTCAACTGCTACCTAGAAAACATGGAGGTGGATGTTGATACAAGATGCACCATCCTGAACTACCTGAAGCTCATCAAGAGACGTGCCTCCGGTatatttagcaaatgaacactgacAATTTGACTCTGGATTGGGTAACAGGGTTTTGTGAGGTATTGTTGTGGGCTTTCCACATCATTGGTGGAGATTAGCAAAAGCATGCGGCATTCCAGTAGTAGAAGGCACATGTTGCTCCCTGACACTGTCAACAAGGTTTTGATAACGCTTTGGCTGCAttgagacaggcagcccaatgctGAACTTTTTTTTCCTTCACTAATGGATCCTTTGAAACATCAggtcttttcacatcagatctttttcagagcaaATCTGATTGCTCAAATTACCAATTTGGtgaaaaaaaaaagtgtagaattgggctgcctgtctaaacgcagccttagTGCTTTACAGTGTTGAATCTGAACTCAAGTCACATTAACAATTTAATGTACAGGGTTATAAATGCCAAACATACATAAACAAGTGTATCTTAATTATCAACAGAAAAAATAAACATGATGTTTTCTCACATTGTTCTTGTTGCTGATGTAGGTGAACTGATGACCATGGCTAAATGGATGAGGGAGTTTGTGGACAAGCACCCCCAATACAAGCAAGACAGTGTCATAACTGACAGAATCAACTACGACCTACTCCGCAAGTGTGACAGCATCACAAAAGGAGAGGAGCGATGCCCAGAACTTATTGGTGACCCAGTCAATCGGGGCAAATGAACTTACTGTCACAGCTGTAATCAATTAATTAATGTGTTGTCCATCATTGATATTCATTAGCATGAAAAAGACCAAATATCTGTCTGGACAAAGTGGTCCAAACAAATTCAGTTTTAATGGAGAATATAGTGTGCATTGCGATGGTCAAGCGGGTGTATTgcatttgtatatacagtatcagaTTTGTACAATTCGAAAATTATTTTAATAAGTGAAATTCAATCGGATGTGTGATAGCAATTGGATATGTAATTTGATATCCTGTGTTCATGCTAACAAAGTCTGAGTGTGAAATTATGTAAATGCAGCAAACAAAGTTGTAGACTAGATTAATTTTAATCTTTAAGTCTACTGTAAATACTGAACTTTGATCTGCTCTACAAACATTTAACAAGGGTTATTTCATTTACGAATATGGTATATCTGCATTATCTGTCAAATGATTTGGCCTTTTAATGTGAGAAGTGTCAAATGAAAGTGTTTGATTTGCTGTGATATAGTAAAATCTTAAACTATTAAAGGAGTCTTGCATTGAAGTGAATGCGAACGTTTGAAAATAATGTTATGTCTCAATCAATAAATCTGTGTACAGCACTGACTAAGCATAGTATTTTGCTTGGTTACATGGTTCTATgttatgctcttcaaccgattgttgCCTGCaagactagcatcactactctggatggttctgacttagaatatgtggacaactacaaatacctaggtgtatggttagactaaactctccagactcacattaagcatct encodes the following:
- the gclc gene encoding glutamate--cysteine ligase catalytic subunit; translated protein: MGLLSKGSPLNWEETKKYADHVRKHGIVQFLNIYNKVKERQKDVLLWGDEVEYMLIEMDEKNGKVRLVLNGGEVLETLQDKGEKTNPNHPTLWRPEYGSYMIEGTPGQPYGGTMSEFNTVEDNMGKRRREASSVLNKNETLATITSFPRLGCPGFTQPEYKPTPVEKGVSKSLFFPDEAINQHPRFSTLTRNIRHRRGEKVVINVPIFKDKCTPSPFVEKFPEDDGEAARAALPDHIYMDAMGFGMGNCCLQVTFQACSIEEARYLYDQLATFCPIMMALSAASPFYRGYVSDIDCRWGVISASVDDRTGEERGLEPLKTNKFRILKSRYDSIDSYLSSCGDRYNDIDLTIDEEINKQLLDAGIDKLLAQHIAHLFIRDPLSLFEENIYLDDENESDHFENLQSTNWQTMRFKPPPPNSDIGWRVEFRPMEVQLTDFENSAFVVFIVLLTRVILSYKLDFLIPLSKVDENMKVAQKRNAVQEGMFYFRKDIYKGCNPALDSSSSAAQNGLDSEGDNEYTLMSIDTIINGKEGIFQGLIPILNCYLENMEVDVDTRCTILNYLKLIKRRASGELMTMAKWMREFVDKHPQYKQDSVITDRINYDLLRKCDSITKGEERCPELIGDPVNRGK